taaaaaattgtcaCTTAGTAACACGGGAAAAGACAACACCAATTGATATTGGCAGGAATATTCCACTTAACCTTGTACATTGCCAAGCAGTACCCACAGTAGTTCTATTTATAGAACAGGGGTTTAAACACACCAATTGTACATAAAGCGGTGAACATTTTTTTCTACAAAGGCTTAATTCCCTTATGTTGAAGGTTTACCAGAACATAAATTTCAGGCATGTTCCTTGATGTTTCAAAGCAGAAAATATTTACTGATTAAAAGCTCCAGCTAGTGGAGGATATAATGTAAAGAACATTACTGCGCtctgtgaaaaaaaaattgtaatacTGTTCCCATAGAGCCTGAGATTTGTACAAACATGGTGCAGAAATTAGCTGCTCCCTGCCAAAAGGATGTCATTGCTTTTAATTTAAAAGAACAGGTTCCCATTAAATATCATGAACTAAAAAAAACTCCATAATCAGTACGCGTCCAATCCGTTAGTCATTTGAAGTAAACGCTTCCCATTAAAAGCCATAACAGTGAGAGACCAGACTTTATTCAACCAAACCTGGACATATACTTATTTCCCAAGAAATCAAATGATAAATCCGTAAAGTTCATGGATTAACACCATAAATTTAGCAGCACACTGGCTTTAATTTATTCAATACACAGCTAATGTGCGGTCATTTCTTACAACCTATAATCACCCTGCTCAGTAACTATAAAACCAATCAGCCTGTTGACgccttctgtccagcttcacACAAAAAATGGCCATTTGGGTGACATATCCTGAGAGTTGTCAGTGCTTCTGGCACCATATCCCACAAGAACTTGCCTTTCAGAAAAAGAGGAAAACGCTAGGGGGAAAAAATCCAGGGAGGAAAAAGTTCGGGCTGCTAAGTCTTCGGAGACTTAATGGTTGAAGTTATAAAGCCCAGAAAAAATCTTTTAAGTTCTAAGCTGAGTTTGCTGATTGTAGCCAATGCAGCAGTTGGAAGTGCCACAAATGGTTTCAGCATCCCTGAGCCTGATGGATTCTTGCTCCAAATTGCATTTTAGAAAGTGCATGCGTATGCGCATCAAGCAGACATCAGGCTGGGCTCGGCTATAGTCATGGATAGGCTTATATTAACTGTATAGGTTGACACATAAGAAATGGCCACGTGGACAGTGTACCCAGTGAACTGTGTCCACAAGACAGAAAGAAAATTAAATGGGAAAATATCCTCCCCTAGTAAAAATTCTACTATTTTGTGTAGAACTAACATAAACTGATCAAAGTGCTTTATTAAGCCaacaattttttgaaaaaaatattgcCCATCATCTCTGCTTTCCCTTGACCTGTTTTACTTTATTACCTACGTGGAATCCTTCGATTTTGCGAAGAATCAACCgtatataacaaaaacagaaataattCAGTCAGAAAAAGTACAATCAAAATCAATCAAATGATTAGAGTTTCAGGGGATTGGGGCTAGGAGCATTGGGGAAGTACACAGCTGCTATAGTACTCTCTAGTATATAGTTACTGATTGGATCAAAGGCATTAGATTGCACAAAGAGCTGTAAGCACTGGTTTCAATCAAAAGCAAACCCTTCCACTCAATCCTGCCATTCAGCAGCACAGTATCAAAACCTTTGATTGCAGACTTTCACTATTGTGGAAGCTGACCCATtcaggtttcagcagcagttacactgCACTAGCAGTAAGGTTACCTTGTCCTCTTCTACTAATTATAATTTTACTTCACATGACCTCTTCCCAAGCCAAAACCAATTCTGCAGGAAATAATTTATATAGCTCAAAtcagagagattacacaaaccagAATGAAAGGTCACTTTGGTTTTCACGTCCTCCATTTTTTTGCAATGGACAACTCAAGTCCCTAGCAAAATAACAGTAACTGAAATACAAAGTGCAGTTTTAAATTTTATGCATCTTTATGATCTTGCCTCTTTGGAATGATTGAAGAGATCTGCAAAATAAAATCAGACACAGGATttgtattttaaatattttacagATAATTCCAAAGTCAATGACAGAATGCTTCCAGAATTTTGATGTGGTAGTAGGAAGCCATTTGCAAAACCAAGGGGAAACAATCAGATTTCAAACAAGCCGTGATGTGGTTCTGCTTTGGACAGGCCTAGCTCCTAAACTCTTAATCCCGCAGTTTATTAATTACTGGAGAAGCACAGCATTACATAGTGTGTAATATTCAGCTAAAATAGACATCACCTTGAGAGCCAAGTGAAGGAGCTTTCTGGATTAAAGCCTGTACTGTACAACAATCTTCTGAAGCCAAAAATGTAAATGCATACCTAGCACTAAACAATTTTTAGACCAAGTCAGTAAAATCCAAATTATGTACTTGGTCTGGCTCGGTTTACACGATTCAAATAAGTTCCTTAGGAACTTGAAGACAAGATTTTCAAAGTAGAAATCTAATTCAAGTCATCTTCCCCACTGTCATCTGAAGTATCattgtgtgctattttccagtttTTCCTCTTCTTTCTGctattttttatttctttatcGTCATCTTCTTTGAGGGCATTTCTGCGAtgctttttctttctcttcttcctccttttcTCCAGGTGATTCCCAGGATCGCTTTCATCTTTGCTAGTTGTGTCAGAATCACTGCTGTGTGACGAATTCCTTTCACTTTCGCAGGAGGAGGAGGATAGTTTCTTTTGCTTCTTGGCTGCTTTTTTGCGATGCTTCTTCTTCGCTTTTCTCCTTTTCCTGTGATCTGAGTCCTCCTCCTCCGAGCTTTCACTGTCACTTGAAGAATCGCTAGTCCGCAGACATTTCTTCCTCCTCATCTTTTTACTGGATTTCTTTTTGCGTTTCTTCTTATTTGATTTACCTGATCGCTTACGTTTTCGTGAGTTTGATTTTGAAGACTTCAGGCGTATGGCTTTTGTCCCATTGGCAGTGTGCCCATCGCTGCTATCTTTTTGGTCactggaaatttaaaaaaatatattttgattttaagaaagctctATTTCATCTGTAACCAGATATTTCTTAGGCACGCATGCTGGAAGTAGGCCACAGTTGTTactgagatttaaaaaaaattgatgctAGCAAATTCCCACTTCACTGCATATCAAAGGATGAAGGTTTTAAAAGGCTGAGGCTCCCGTAGTGTGGTCACAGCAGATTTGCAAAGTGCGGACTGTGCTGCAATTGttgttttctttcttttaaaCAACGGCAGAATCAGTGCTGAGGAAATCAGCTGATCGTGATACTAAGTAAGCCACTGACAGATGCTGCAACTAAAGCTGACTTGAAAGCAAGCAGAATGAGTCCGAGGGCAGGCGTGGCACTATGGGAGAGACCAGAATGGAGGCAAACTTTGCACAGGGGACAAAAGGAgcaatcaggaattggaagataGGCAGAGAGCAAGTGAGGGGGCACAGCTTGTGGTGGAGTCAAGTGGTTAAAATTAATACAGAGCTGGTGGGCAAGCTTTTTGTTTCTTTTGGGATTGCCTGTGGAGTCTGAAGGTGAAGCTTGCTGGGGAGGAGTATAATAAAACCAGTATTTTATTCTTGGTTTGGAAACTGATTGGCCCACATGTTCAATGATACCATCCAGAAATAGTGGAAGAGCTCCACAATCTTAGACATTTACATTTGACACTTTATATACTTAGACACAACTGCAATTAAAGGGACTTAGCATCTCATTTTCTTTCCTTCCCAAAAGCAGTTGCAACTGGTACCCTATTAAGATGGCTGTTGCTCAAATGTAAGGTTGGAAAGTGAGTCATCCCTTAGTGTGTCCACCTCCAGGATATGCTTCTAAATAGAAATCAGAAGCAGGATTTCAAGGTGAAatttcacccaccaccccacccactgcccaggCTAAAACCCCTTAGATTCAACCCAAAGGTGCCATCTTCCAGATGAGACACTGaagctgaggccctgtctgctctttcaggtgaatataaaagattccatggcattattttgaagacgaCCAAAGGGATATCCAGTGTCCaggccattatttatccctcagccaacttcacaaaaactgattatctggcaATTACCACACATTGcttgtggcagcttgctgtgccCAAAGGGGCTGCACacttccttcattacaacagtgacttcattaagcacacttaaaaagtacttcattggcggtGAAGTGGTTTAAGATGTCCTTAGGTCAGGAAagccgctatataaatgtaagtctttcttttccaCCCAACTTATTTTCCTTTTCATGTTATTAAAATTACAATAAATCCAACATACTTCCAATCATATTGAGCTACATTTAAACTTACCTCTCGGATTCAAATTCCTCTGGATAAAGTTCTTTGTAGCCACTGTGACCCCATCTGAATAAACAAAACCATATGGACTGTATAATTACAGCATGATTTAACACGAAGGAAAATAACAAGAGTAATCTTAATATTTTCCATTAAAGCAAAAAGGAAACCAAACAAATGAAAAGTTTTCCAAGGAACAATGTGATACTCAGGTGCTTGAGCACGATTTGTCACACAAAGATCTTGATCTTGTAAGAAAATTCTGAGTGGAGATTAAACGCTTTCCCCACCAAGTCATCTTTGGACGATACATCCAACTACGGTGCATTACCTGTGGGACTGGCAAAATCCTAAGACCCCGATAGATTTTCAGTAATGGTTTGAGAAGAGATTTTTCAGGTAACAGATGCTCCTTAAATTCTGACCAATTACTGGGCTTACCCAAATATAAAAAAATTCCAAACCTGACTTTTTGACAGCCCCACAACATCATTCTTCTATTAAAATCCTACAATCTAATCCTCTTAATTCAAAGTCAACTAATTCCAATTGTCCAATTCAACAAAAGTGAATTTGAACCATCGGAATTAGTTTTTTTCCCTAAAAAGGGATGTACATCTTACGTCATTTGCTGTGACATGACACTGAAATAACGAATTACTGCTCTCCAACTTCACTTAAAGAGCACAGCACTTCCTGTCAGTTAACAAAAGATTTCAAAGAGCATACCTGTTTGGATCACTTGCTTCAAAGTGGTACAGCTTCTTTGTCCAGTATCTTGTTTCACGTTCATCCTGTGGAGTGGGCAAAGGCTTACGAGCAGCAGCATTtgccttcctctcttcctcctcttcatcaTACCCATCACATCGCATTCTATTGCTGGTACAGATCAGGAACGCTTTTAGTAAGAATATGAGGAAATCTAGTGGCGCAGTGGTAGCGTCCATACCTCTAGACCAGAAGTTCCATGTTCAAGTCCCCCCTTCAGGACTGGATGGCCACAGAAGGCATGTTCAtagtgtggccaaacaggttgatgatCAACCTGTAAATCCCTCCAATATAcctaatggcaggcagtaagagcgggagagtttcccggtcagccatactgcagaagacaatggcaaaacactgcagtactttgtcaagcataatcatggaccaatccaatggaagtccagaGTCACCATTGCTGTCTTAGGGGATGGTACCTTACGGAAGGAGGAAAGTAGGTAGGCAACCTGTCGCCATATCTTTGCCAATATCATCCTTTAATAGGCAAATAGTCAAGTAGTTGTGATCTCTTACTGTGCGCTGGCAAGATTATCAACTGTGTACAGCATCACAGTTGATGTGTCCTCACTGGCATTTTTCAATAGGGTCACTAGATGGTGGTCAAGGGGTTCCTTTCTTGCCCATTGTATTAGGAATGGTTGAGGGCAGCCCAACTTAGCCCCAGGAGAGAGCACAAATTGGGGTCACTTTTCTTAGCTCTACACCAAGTGATGCTTTTATTTATTTAAGCTGTGTTCATACAAAATCTTGCCTATGACCAAAGTCCCCAGGTCTCAGCAAAAGACTTTCACCTCTATCCCCTTCACTTCAAACTTTGATTTTGGATTTAATACTGAACTTCTAGACCCAATTTGGTAATGGGAATGAATGCAAAAATAAACACCATTATTAAATTTAACAGTGCATGGTGCAATTAAAAATCACATAACATACAAGGTAAAGTAAATTTTCAGGACTTCACCCATTGTCACAAGTGAGCAGCTCCAAATTCTTCTATAAAAGGAGGAAAATAACATAATCCTATCCCAGATGCAAGTTGCTCAGAAAAGCAGGATTAGATGCTTACCCTGGCAAATTCACAGATTTTCTCCTCCGCTGGAAAAATCTCATCTCATTTGTTTGCTTCTCTTTTTCCCTAATTTTCCACATCTCTGATTCTTCTTGAATCTGTGAAAAAAATCAGAAGGAAAGATTAAAAACCTGGAGTACTACCGAGTTCACTGAAATGAGTGAGGTAGCTGACTAGGTCAGTAGCTCAAACCTCCAAATGCTGGGCTCCAGGACAGAAACTCTCAAGTTTGAACCGTGTGCAGAGTTACTAAAATTTTTAGGCTTCCAAGGTGGGACAAAGTGAGACATGTAGCTTTCGAATGCGGGTGGGGGaggatataggaacataggaattgaGCTATGGTTGTAACACATTGGCTGCTCAATGAGAAcaaaaatcaccatcacatcCAATAATGGAGACAAACCTTTGGGTGTAACTTCCCTCACTGATGGTAATCAGCTCCAAGACACAAATGAACTTTccttttacaaaagcaaaatacagcagatgctagaaacttgaaataaaagccataatggaaatactaagcaggtcaagctgtggagacagaaacaaagttCATGCTTCAggccgatgacctttcatcagaacagtatTTTCAGTATGTCCTGTTTATATTCTAGTACTCCATGATGCAATTCAAAATTTCAAAACGTTGTTAATAGATTATTTAAGTTTTTCTTATTTCCCAATTGCACTGTCGGCAATGCATTCACTAACTCCAATGAACATAATTAACTGTGTTAATGCTCATTCACTATCCCATTATGTGAAATGCATTCTAAATCCAACCTTAATTTCTATGTTATGACAATATTCACTTCTACTTGATTATTCTAAGACAGCCTTGGCCAGCCTCACATCttccaccttccataaacttgagctcatccaaaagtcTGCTGTGCATAtctttctttaattcattcatggcatgtgggcttcgtaggctaggccaatatttattgccaatccccaaCTTCCCTcaggcaggtggtggtgagcttccttcttgaaccattgcagtccatattgtgtaggtacacccactgtgctgttagggagtttcaggattctgacccagcaacagtgaaggaaaggcaatatagttccaagtcaggatggtgagtggcttggagggaaacttccaggtggtggtgttcccatccatctgctgcccttgtccttctaggtagaggtcatgggtttggaaggtgctgtctaagcagcctcggtgagatcctgcagtgcatcttgtagatggtacacaatgctgccactgtgcgtcggtgatggagggagtgaatgtttgtggatgggctatCAATCAAGCGGGTTGTTTTGTCCTAGGCACATCTTAATTTGCAACCAAGTCTCATTCACCATCGCCCTGTGCAAGCTAACTTACACTGACTTCCAGTGAGCAAtgccttgaatttaaaattcttatccttgttttcaaatccctgttGGGTTCcactcttccctatctctgtaacctcctccagccctacaaccctcagagATATCTCTGCTCCTCTAATTCAGACCTCTACCACACCCCCAATTTTAAACTCTCCAACATGGATGGTCGTCTCTTCAGCTGGCTAATCCCTAAGCTCAaatattccctccctaaacctcttcacctgtCATCCTTTAGTATATttcttaaaatctacttctttgaccaagcctatGGTCATCTGCTCTGATATCACCTTATattgttcagtgtcaaattttgctaaATAATGCTTTGCTAAGTGTCTTGGGTCGCCTTGCCAAATtcaagtgctatataaatgcaagctttgttGTCAGCACGTAATCAAATGGGGGATAAAAGCTCCTTAAGAGAATCGAGTTAAAGCATCTGACATATTACACAATGTCAACGTGAACATCCATTTCAAAACTGATTCCAAGTATCAAGCACGTTTACTTATCTCCTTCATGGTACCTTGTGATAACTGAATATAAATGATGAATGGTGAACCATATTACACAGCTGTAGTCAGCACAATGCGATTTCTTCAGCTGGGAGATGTATTTACTGTGAGAATTGCTACCCAGAAACTTGCTTAACTGCAGATTTAAATTTACAAACTTAAATGGATCAAATTTACCTtgttgtgtgcatctgtgtggcgGATGACATTTCGCAGAAGAACTTTGCCCATGGGAATTCGAGCCATCGTGGTTGTTCttctaaataaagaaaagaaaaccaTCGATCTGGAGTTGCAGCTCTTAAATTAACCTTTCAACTGAAGTGGCTTCCCCAGTGTCTTATCTGATTAAGACACAGTAACTAAGCCACAGAGGTCAGAAAATCCCAAATTAAAGAGTTGGTTTATGTTGCATTAACTTGTCTCAGCCTAAGTGGCACTAGAGGTACTACAGTTTTCTTTCTGCAATCCTCAACTTTCTTGATTTTTGAATGCTTCCTTTTTTTGGCCCAAAATTAAATCGGGGAGGAAAACTTACCAGGATTCTCAATCCTGTTCCAAGCACTGTTGGAATTGTTTTGCAGGTTGAAAAATAAGACGGGCCTTGGCTGTGAAACATTTTGCTAGCCATCACTGACTAGGATCACACATCTAACAAAATGGCTATCTGAGCATCGCTTGCAACTCATGAAGCCATAACCTCAGAAATAGTCAAGATCTTCAGATTAGGAGAAAATTGAGAAAAACAGGATGAATCATTCACAAAAAACACTCATGCTCCTGTACTACTGAAAATATATGAATCGTTTATCTGACATATTTTAACATAAACAGCAGCATAGAATTTACAGA
This genomic window from Carcharodon carcharias isolate sCarCar2 chromosome 25, sCarCar2.pri, whole genome shotgun sequence contains:
- the nkapd1 gene encoding uncharacterized protein NKAPD1 isoform X2 is translated as MARIPMGKVLLRNVIRHTDAHNKIQEESEMWKIREKEKQTNEMRFFQRRRKSVNLPGNRMRCDGYDEEEEERKANAAARKPLPTPQDERETRYWTKKLYHFEASDPNRWGHSGYKELYPEEFESESDQKDSSDGHTANGTKAIRLKSSKSNSRKRKRSGHKTIISAVAEQDDMNTLYTPPTLLGWRDLLQGGNNL
- the nkapd1 gene encoding uncharacterized protein NKAPD1 isoform X4, producing the protein MARIPMGKVLLRNVIRHTDAHNKIQEESEMWKIREKEKQTNEMRFFQRRRKSVNLPGNRMRCDGYDEEEEERKANAAARKPLPTPQDERETRYWTKKLYHFEASDPNRWGHSGYKELYPEEFESERSLQSFQRGHKTIISAVAEQDDMNTLYTPPTLLGWRDLLQGGNNL
- the nkapd1 gene encoding uncharacterized protein NKAPD1 isoform X1, translated to MARIPMGKVLLRNVIRHTDAHNKIQEESEMWKIREKEKQTNEMRFFQRRRKSVNLPGNRMRCDGYDEEEEERKANAAARKPLPTPQDERETRYWTKKLYHFEASDPNRWGHSGYKELYPEEFESESDQKDSSDGHTANGTKAIRLKSSKSNSRKRKRSGKSNKKKRKKKSSKKMRRKKCLRTSDSSSDSESSEEEDSDHRKRRKAKKKHRKKAAKKQKKLSSSSCESERNSSHSSDSDTTSKDESDPGNHLEKRRKKRKKKHRRNALKEDDDKEIKNSRKKRKNWKIAHNDTSDDSGEDDLN
- the nkapd1 gene encoding uncharacterized protein NKAPD1 isoform X3 — protein: MARIPMGKVLLRNVIRHTDAHNKIQEESEMWKIREKEKQTNEMRFFQRRRKSVNLPGNRMRCDGYDEEEEERKANAAARKPLPTPQDERETRYWTKKLYHFEASDPNRWGHSGYKELYPEEFESESDQKDSSDGHTANGTKAIRLKSSKSNSRKRKRSDLFNHSKEGTKPLSRQ